In Dioscorea cayenensis subsp. rotundata cultivar TDr96_F1 chromosome 11, TDr96_F1_v2_PseudoChromosome.rev07_lg8_w22 25.fasta, whole genome shotgun sequence, a single genomic region encodes these proteins:
- the LOC120272202 gene encoding homeobox-leucine zipper protein ANTHOCYANINLESS 2-like isoform X1 — MSFGGLFEGGTGARLGGEIPFSSPAMAAAGAGGNVSQPHHRSFTSSALSLALRTNSERNPMAAIGAAAGALDSINVKDDEIESRSGSDNLEGNSGDDLDQDNPRKRKRYHRHTPQQIQELEALFKECPHPDEKQRLELSKRLCLESRQVKFWFQNRRTQMKTQIERHENTILRQENDKLRAENMSMREAMRNPICSNCGSPAMIGESSLEEQHLRIENARLKEELDRVCTLAGKFLGRPVSSTSGPNASLELGVGNNGFAGLNPVAALPEFTSVVSSPRIDRSIERSMFLELALGAMDELVKMAQMEEPLWLPSLDCGVKEALNFDEYHQVFPRCIGMKPSGFVSEASRETGMVIINSLALVETLMDATRWADMFPGIIARAAITDIISSGMGGTRNGALQLMRAELQVLSPLVPIREVNFLRFCKQHAEGIWAVVDVSIDGIRESNPSSVSCRRLPSGCLVQDMPNGYCKVTWVEHAEYDETRVHRLYRGLLQSGMGFGAQRWLATLQRQCECLAILMSSSIISRDNSAITPSGRRSMLKLAQRMTANFCAGICTSSMHKWSKLCAPGVGEDVRVLTRQSLDDPGEPPGVVLSAATSVWLAASPHRVFDFLRDERIRSEWDILSNGGPMQEMAHIAKGHDNGNAVSLLRAATGGTNQSGMLILQETCMDASGSMVVYAPVDIPAMHVVMTGGDSTYVALLPSGFIIIPDSPRNGNATARSGSPTVRGGNAGCLLTVAFQILVNSLPTAKLTVESVETVNNLIACTVQKIKAAVQCES; from the exons ATGAGTTTTGGGGGATTGTTTGAAGGGGGAACGGGTGCAAGACTCGGGGGAGAGATACCCTTCTCGAGCCCAGCCATGGCGGCGGCCGGAGCCGGTGGTAATGTTTCGCAACCGCATCACCGGAGTTTCACTTCCTCAGCCCTTTCTCTCGCTTTG CGAACGAACTCCGAGAGGAATCCTATGGCCGCCATTGGCGCAGCTGCTGGAGCTTTGGATTCAATCAACGTGAAGGATGACGAGATCGAGAGCCGCTCTGGCAGTGACAACCTTGAAGGAAACTCCGGCGACGATCTTGATCAAGATAACCCTCGTAAACGCAAACGATACCATCGTCACACTCCCCAACAAATCCAAGAGCTTGAAGC GCTTTTCAAGGAATGCCCTCATCCTGACGAGAAGCAAAGGCTGGAGCTCAGCAAAAGACTTTGCCTTGAGAGTCGCCAAGTCAAATTCTGGTTCCAAAATCGTCGTACCCAAATgaag ACCCAGATTGAACGCCATGAAAACACAATTCTCCGGCAAGAGAATGATAAACTCCGGGCAGAGAACATGTCAATGAGAGAAGCCATGAGGAATCCCATTTGCAGCAACTGCGGCAGTCCGGCTATGATCGGTGAATCGTCTCTTGAAGAACAGCACCTTCGAATCGAAAATGCCAGACTAAAAGAAGAGCTTGATCGAGTTTGCACACTCGCCGGGAAGTTCTTAGGCAGGCCTGTGTCTTCTACCTCTGGCCCAAATGCTTCTCTCGAGCTGGGAGTCGGAAACAATGGCTTTGCTGGTTTGAACCCTGTTGCTGCACTGCCGGAATTCACTTCGGTTGTTTCGAGCCCGAGGATCGATAGATCAATTGAAAGATCGATGTTTTTGGAGCTGGCATTGGGTGCCATGGATGAGCTTGTGAAAATGGCACAGATGGAGGAACCACTCTGGCTTCCGAGCTTAGATTGTGGGGTTAAAGAGGCACTGAATTTCGATGAGTATCACCAGGTTTTTCCTCGCTGCATCGGCATGAAACCTTCTGGATTTGTATCTGAAGCATCGAGGGAGACTGGAATGGTGATCATCAATAGCTTGGCTCTCGTCGAGACTCTCATGGATGCT ACTCGATGGGCAGACATGTTTCCTGGTATAATTGCAAGAGCAGCTATTACTGACATCATATCTAGTGGGATGGGTGGTACTAGAAACGGTGCTTTGCAGCTT ATGCGCGCCGAGCTGCAAGTTTTATCTCCATTGGTACCGATTCGTGAAGTGAACTTTCTTAGGTTCTGCAAGCAGCATGCAGAAGGGATATGGGCGGTTGTTGATGTTTCCATCGACGGTATAAGGGAGAGTAATCCTTCATCGGTGAGCTGCCGGAGATTACCGTCTGGTTGCCTGGTGCAAGACATGCCTAATGGCTACTGCAAG GTAACATGGGTAGAACATGCTGAATACGATGAGACACGTGTACACCGTCTGTACCGGGGATTGCTGCAATCCGGTATGGGCTTTGGTGCGCAGCGGTGGCTCGCCACCCTTCAGAGACAATGCGAATGCCTTGCCATTCTCATGTCATCCTCTATCATTTCAAGAGATAACTCCG CTATAACACCGAGTGGACGAAGGAGCATGCTGAAGCTAGCGCAGCGGATGACAGCAAACTTCTGTGCAGGGATATGCACATCCTCGATGCACAAATGGAGCAAGTTGTGTGCACCAGGGGTTGGAGAAGATGTGCGGGTGTTAACAAGGCAGAGTCTCGATGATCCTGGCGAGCCTCCTGGCGTGGTTCTAAGTGCTGCTACATCCGTTTGGCTGGCTGCCTCGCCTCACCGGGTGTTCGACTTCCTCCGCGATGAGCGTATCCGGAGCGAGTGGGACATCCTATCCAATGGTGGACCTATGCAAGAGATGGCACACATTGCCAAGGGTCATGATAACGGCAACGCCGTGTCCCTTCTCCGAGCTGCT ACGGGAGGAACGAATCAGAGCGGTATGTTGATACTGCAAGAGACATGTATGGACGCATCGGGGTCGATGGTGGTATATGCCCCGGTCGATATCCCTGCAATGCACGTTGTTATGACCGGAGGCGATTCCACCTATGTCGCTCTCCTTCCTTCAGGCTTCATTATCATTCCCGATAGTCCCCGGAACGGCAATGCTACTGCTCGTTCAGGTTCTCCGACAGTTCGCGGTGGCAATGCCGGATGTTTGTTAACTGTGGCATTCCAAATACTTGTCAACAGCTTGCCTACTGCAAAATTAACAGTGGAATCTGTGGAGACGGTGAACAATCTGATTGCATGCACTGTTCAGAAGATCAAAGCTGCTGTTCAATGTGAGAGTtga
- the LOC120272459 gene encoding uncharacterized protein LOC120272459 isoform X1: MKLAMRSRRAVTVRSTMSRSPWTEEMHSSFLNWMEDSFVLGSLLGLTAPEHERCACSSWPRFPDFSFSDSHTVSHHPFPVLGNANHGGGGNRGRKRPVCDDDEAQDQSLERREMKQMDWVGEGRGEVYVDLVLSFLTHKE, translated from the exons ATGAAGCTTGCGATGAGATCCAGACGAGCAGTCACCGTCCGATCAACGATGAGCCGGAGTCCATGGACGGAGGAGATGCACTCATCGTTCCTCAATTGGATGGAAGACTCCTTCGTCCTTGGTAGCCTTCTCGGCCTCACCGCGCCGGAGCACGAGCGATGCGCGTGCTCTTCTTGGCCTCGTTTCCCCGATTTCTCCTTCTCCGATTCCCATACCGTTTCCCATCATCCATTTCCAG TCTTGGGAAACGCGAATCACGGCGGCGGGGGGAATCGAGGGAGGAAACGACCGGtttgtgatgatgatgaagctcaGGATCAG AGCTTAGAAAGAAGGGAAATGAAGCAGATGGATTGGGTGGGAGAAGGAAGAGGAGAAGTTTATGTTGATTtagttttaagttttttaacacataaagaatga
- the LOC120272459 gene encoding uncharacterized protein LOC120272459 isoform X2, translated as MKLAMRSRRAVTVRSTMSRSPWTEEMHSSFLNWMEDSFVLGSLLGLTAPEHERCACSSWPRFPDFSFSDSHTVSHHPFPVLGNANHGGGGNRGRKRPVCDDDEAQDQVVPELRKKGNEADGLGGRRKRRSLC; from the exons ATGAAGCTTGCGATGAGATCCAGACGAGCAGTCACCGTCCGATCAACGATGAGCCGGAGTCCATGGACGGAGGAGATGCACTCATCGTTCCTCAATTGGATGGAAGACTCCTTCGTCCTTGGTAGCCTTCTCGGCCTCACCGCGCCGGAGCACGAGCGATGCGCGTGCTCTTCTTGGCCTCGTTTCCCCGATTTCTCCTTCTCCGATTCCCATACCGTTTCCCATCATCCATTTCCAG TCTTGGGAAACGCGAATCACGGCGGCGGGGGGAATCGAGGGAGGAAACGACCGGtttgtgatgatgatgaagctcaGGATCAG GTGGTTCCAGAGCTTAGAAAGAAGGGAAATGAAGCAGATGGATTGGGTGGGAGAAGGAAGAGGAGAAGTTTATGTTGA
- the LOC120272416 gene encoding replication factor C subunit 4, giving the protein MASSSSVAPPAPSSGGHYEVPWVEKYRPVRVADVVGNTDAVSRLQIIAREGNMPNIILAGPPGTGKTTSILALAHELLGPNCKEAVLELNASDDRGIDVVRNKIKMFAQKKVTLPPGRHKIIILDEADSMTSGAQQALRRTMEIYSNTTRFALACNTSSKIIEPIQSRCALVRFSRLSDEEILGRLMIVVEAEKVAYVPEGLEAIIFTADGDMRQALNNLQATYSGFRFVNQENVFKVCDQPHPLHVKNMIRDVLEGKFDDACFALKQLYDLGYSPTDIITTLFRIIKNYDMPEYLKLEFLKETGFAHMRICDGVGSLLQLSGLLAKLAVAQQTAKAL; this is encoded by the exons ATGGCGTCCTCCTCCTCAGTCGCTCCTCCAGCTCCTTCATCAGGCGGTCACTACGAGGTCCCATGGGTGGAGAAATACCGCCCGGTGAGGGTCGCCGACGTCGTGGGCAACACCGATGCTGTCTCCAGGCTCCAAATCATTGCCCGCGAGGGCAACATGCCCAACATCATCCTCGCT GGTCCTCCTGGAACTGGGAAGACAACGAGCATACTTGCCCTTGCACATGAACTCTTGGGGCCTAATTGCAAAGAGGCAGTGCTGGAGCTGAATGCATCAGATGATAG GGGCATTGATGTGGTGAGGAACAAGATCAAAATGTTTGCCCAGAAGAAAGTGACCCTTCCTCCAGGAAGACACAAGATTATCATTCTTGATGAGGCAGACAG TATGACATCTGGAGCACAACAAGCACTGAGAAGAACAATGGAGATCTATTCAAACACTACAAGGTTCGCTCTTGCGTGTAACACTTCGTCAAAGATCATTGAACCCATTCAGAGTCGATGCGCTCTTGTTCGTTTCTCTAGATTGTCTGATGAAGAGATCCTCGGGCGCCTTATGATAGTGGTAGAGGCTGAGAAG GTCGCTTACGTGCCAGAAGGATTAGAAGCAATCATATTCACCGCTGATGGTGACATGAGACAAGCTCTGAATAACTTGCAAGCTACTTACAGTGGATTTCGATTTGTCAATCAGGAGAATGTTTTCAAG GTCTGTGATCAGCCTCACCCATTACATGTCAAGAATATGATCCGTGATGTCCTTGAGGGTAAGTTTGATGATGCCTGCTTTGCTCTGAAGCAACTCTACGACTTGGGCTATTCTCCCACGGACATTATCACTACACTATTCAGAATCATAAAAAACTATGACATGCCTGAATACCTAAAACTGGAATTCTTGAAG GAGACAGGCTTCGCTCACATGCGAATTTGTGATGGTGTCGGCTCACTCCTTCAGCTATCTGGTCTCTTGGCAAAGTTGGCTGTTGCTCAGCAAACTGCAAAAGCACTCTAA
- the LOC120271460 gene encoding heat stress transcription factor B-2b-like, with amino-acid sequence MPPSPPEPVMAVAAPPTTMVALENSKPIPTLAIAIPVVTVAVAPPTAIAMIPMTPPPPEGMVTVAVAAQETTTVIEKSTPALPERQRLTPFLLKTYQLVDDPAFNDVISWNTEGSAFVVRRPVEFARDLLPKFFKHCNFSSFIRQLNTYVSF; translated from the coding sequence ATGCCGCCATCTCCGCCTGAACCGGTGATGGCAGTGGCGGCGCCGCCGACCACCATGGTAGCCCTTGAGAATTCGAAGCCAATTCCAACATTAGCTATTGCAATTCCAGTGGTAACGGTGGCGGTGGCACCACCAACAGCGATTGCAATGATTCCGATGACACCTCCTCCGCCTGAGGGGATGGTCACAGTGGCAGTGGCGGCACAGGAGACGACCACAGTGATTGAGAAATCAACGCCAGCACTTCCAGAGAGGCAGAGACTGACGCCGTTCCTTTTAAAGACCTACCAGCTTGTGGATGATCCGGCCTTCAATGATGTGATCTCATGGAACACTGAGGGCTCAGCCTTCGTCGTTCGGCGCCCGGTCGAGTTTGCTCGTGATCTCCTCCCTAAATTTTTCAAGCATTGCAACTTTTCCAGTTTCATTCGCCAGCTCAACACCTATGTGAGTTTTTGA
- the LOC120272240 gene encoding heat stress transcription factor B-2b-like, translating to GFLLFLVGLQGFRKVTANQWEFAHESFRRGEKQLLYDIHRHKVSNSMAAATPPVAAVPLAALPSPTNSSEEQAMSSSSSAVTVADLLSENERLRFENGQLSRELLEIKSLYNNILNIMSNYTAKNTVAVTAPGKVPLEPMPAQPEHSHRLFGVLIGEKRIRSNEAEDPNKEVKRRLSDSDPPAQPEHSHRLFGVLIGEKQIRSNEAEDPNEEVKRRLSDSDPIDGQDPLNWMLCCPPPANQ from the coding sequence gGGTTTCTATTATTTTTGGTGGGATTACAGGGATTCAGGAAGGTCACGGCAAATCAGTGGGAGTTTGCCCATGAGTCATTCCGGCGAGGTGAGAAACAGCTCCTCTATGACATCCATCGCCACAAGGTTTCTAACTCGATGGCAGCGGCAACACCACCCGTGGCGGCTGTTCCATTGGCGGCACTGCCATCACCTACAAACTCCAGTGAGGAGCAAGCTATGTCATCAAGCTCGTCGGCAGTGACTGTGGCTGATCTATTGAGCGAGAATGAGAGGCTCCGTTTTGAAAACGGGCAACTCTCGCGTGAGCTATTGGAGATTAAGTCCCTCTACAACAATATCCTTAATATAATGTCAAACTATACAGCCAAAAATACTGTAGCTGTGACAGCACCTGGCAAGGTGCCGCTGGAACCCATGCCGGCACAGCCGGAGCATAGCCATAGGCTCTTTGGAGTCTTGATCGGAGAAAAGCGGATCCGGAGCAATGAGGCCGAGGATCCGAATAAGGAGGTCAAGCGACGCCTATCGGATTCAGATCCGCCGGCACAGCCGGAGCATAGCCATAGGCTCTTTGGAGTCTTGATCGGAGAAAAGCAGATCCGGAGCAATGAGGCAGAGGATCCGAATGAGGAGGTCAAGCGACGTCTATCGGATTCAGATCCGATAGATGGGCAGGATCCGCTGAACTGGATGTTGTGTTGCCCTCCGCCAGCAAACCAGTGA
- the LOC120271462 gene encoding V-type proton ATPase subunit e1-like — MGFLVITLIFLLTGVLASILVRLCFSRGPSTNLLHLTLVITATICCWLMWAIVYLAQMKPLIVPILSEGE, encoded by the exons ATGGGTTTCCTGGTGATAACGCTGATCTTCCTTCTCACCGGCGTCCTCGCCTCCATTCTCGTCCGCCTCTGCTTCAGCCGCGGCCCTTCCACCAATTT GCTTCATTTAACATTGGTTATTACGGCCACCATTTGTTGTTGGTTGAT GTGGGCAATCGTCTACCTTGCTCAAATGAAGCCTCTCATCGTTCCGATCCTCAGTGAAGGAGAGTGA
- the LOC120272202 gene encoding homeobox-leucine zipper protein ANTHOCYANINLESS 2-like isoform X2 — protein MAAAGAGGNVSQPHHRSFTSSALSLALRTNSERNPMAAIGAAAGALDSINVKDDEIESRSGSDNLEGNSGDDLDQDNPRKRKRYHRHTPQQIQELEALFKECPHPDEKQRLELSKRLCLESRQVKFWFQNRRTQMKTQIERHENTILRQENDKLRAENMSMREAMRNPICSNCGSPAMIGESSLEEQHLRIENARLKEELDRVCTLAGKFLGRPVSSTSGPNASLELGVGNNGFAGLNPVAALPEFTSVVSSPRIDRSIERSMFLELALGAMDELVKMAQMEEPLWLPSLDCGVKEALNFDEYHQVFPRCIGMKPSGFVSEASRETGMVIINSLALVETLMDATRWADMFPGIIARAAITDIISSGMGGTRNGALQLMRAELQVLSPLVPIREVNFLRFCKQHAEGIWAVVDVSIDGIRESNPSSVSCRRLPSGCLVQDMPNGYCKVTWVEHAEYDETRVHRLYRGLLQSGMGFGAQRWLATLQRQCECLAILMSSSIISRDNSAITPSGRRSMLKLAQRMTANFCAGICTSSMHKWSKLCAPGVGEDVRVLTRQSLDDPGEPPGVVLSAATSVWLAASPHRVFDFLRDERIRSEWDILSNGGPMQEMAHIAKGHDNGNAVSLLRAATGGTNQSGMLILQETCMDASGSMVVYAPVDIPAMHVVMTGGDSTYVALLPSGFIIIPDSPRNGNATARSGSPTVRGGNAGCLLTVAFQILVNSLPTAKLTVESVETVNNLIACTVQKIKAAVQCES, from the exons ATGGCGGCGGCCGGAGCCGGTGGTAATGTTTCGCAACCGCATCACCGGAGTTTCACTTCCTCAGCCCTTTCTCTCGCTTTG CGAACGAACTCCGAGAGGAATCCTATGGCCGCCATTGGCGCAGCTGCTGGAGCTTTGGATTCAATCAACGTGAAGGATGACGAGATCGAGAGCCGCTCTGGCAGTGACAACCTTGAAGGAAACTCCGGCGACGATCTTGATCAAGATAACCCTCGTAAACGCAAACGATACCATCGTCACACTCCCCAACAAATCCAAGAGCTTGAAGC GCTTTTCAAGGAATGCCCTCATCCTGACGAGAAGCAAAGGCTGGAGCTCAGCAAAAGACTTTGCCTTGAGAGTCGCCAAGTCAAATTCTGGTTCCAAAATCGTCGTACCCAAATgaag ACCCAGATTGAACGCCATGAAAACACAATTCTCCGGCAAGAGAATGATAAACTCCGGGCAGAGAACATGTCAATGAGAGAAGCCATGAGGAATCCCATTTGCAGCAACTGCGGCAGTCCGGCTATGATCGGTGAATCGTCTCTTGAAGAACAGCACCTTCGAATCGAAAATGCCAGACTAAAAGAAGAGCTTGATCGAGTTTGCACACTCGCCGGGAAGTTCTTAGGCAGGCCTGTGTCTTCTACCTCTGGCCCAAATGCTTCTCTCGAGCTGGGAGTCGGAAACAATGGCTTTGCTGGTTTGAACCCTGTTGCTGCACTGCCGGAATTCACTTCGGTTGTTTCGAGCCCGAGGATCGATAGATCAATTGAAAGATCGATGTTTTTGGAGCTGGCATTGGGTGCCATGGATGAGCTTGTGAAAATGGCACAGATGGAGGAACCACTCTGGCTTCCGAGCTTAGATTGTGGGGTTAAAGAGGCACTGAATTTCGATGAGTATCACCAGGTTTTTCCTCGCTGCATCGGCATGAAACCTTCTGGATTTGTATCTGAAGCATCGAGGGAGACTGGAATGGTGATCATCAATAGCTTGGCTCTCGTCGAGACTCTCATGGATGCT ACTCGATGGGCAGACATGTTTCCTGGTATAATTGCAAGAGCAGCTATTACTGACATCATATCTAGTGGGATGGGTGGTACTAGAAACGGTGCTTTGCAGCTT ATGCGCGCCGAGCTGCAAGTTTTATCTCCATTGGTACCGATTCGTGAAGTGAACTTTCTTAGGTTCTGCAAGCAGCATGCAGAAGGGATATGGGCGGTTGTTGATGTTTCCATCGACGGTATAAGGGAGAGTAATCCTTCATCGGTGAGCTGCCGGAGATTACCGTCTGGTTGCCTGGTGCAAGACATGCCTAATGGCTACTGCAAG GTAACATGGGTAGAACATGCTGAATACGATGAGACACGTGTACACCGTCTGTACCGGGGATTGCTGCAATCCGGTATGGGCTTTGGTGCGCAGCGGTGGCTCGCCACCCTTCAGAGACAATGCGAATGCCTTGCCATTCTCATGTCATCCTCTATCATTTCAAGAGATAACTCCG CTATAACACCGAGTGGACGAAGGAGCATGCTGAAGCTAGCGCAGCGGATGACAGCAAACTTCTGTGCAGGGATATGCACATCCTCGATGCACAAATGGAGCAAGTTGTGTGCACCAGGGGTTGGAGAAGATGTGCGGGTGTTAACAAGGCAGAGTCTCGATGATCCTGGCGAGCCTCCTGGCGTGGTTCTAAGTGCTGCTACATCCGTTTGGCTGGCTGCCTCGCCTCACCGGGTGTTCGACTTCCTCCGCGATGAGCGTATCCGGAGCGAGTGGGACATCCTATCCAATGGTGGACCTATGCAAGAGATGGCACACATTGCCAAGGGTCATGATAACGGCAACGCCGTGTCCCTTCTCCGAGCTGCT ACGGGAGGAACGAATCAGAGCGGTATGTTGATACTGCAAGAGACATGTATGGACGCATCGGGGTCGATGGTGGTATATGCCCCGGTCGATATCCCTGCAATGCACGTTGTTATGACCGGAGGCGATTCCACCTATGTCGCTCTCCTTCCTTCAGGCTTCATTATCATTCCCGATAGTCCCCGGAACGGCAATGCTACTGCTCGTTCAGGTTCTCCGACAGTTCGCGGTGGCAATGCCGGATGTTTGTTAACTGTGGCATTCCAAATACTTGTCAACAGCTTGCCTACTGCAAAATTAACAGTGGAATCTGTGGAGACGGTGAACAATCTGATTGCATGCACTGTTCAGAAGATCAAAGCTGCTGTTCAATGTGAGAGTtga